In Tenacibaculum pacificus, a single window of DNA contains:
- a CDS encoding ABC transporter permease: MKFSLYIAKRYLFSKTSTNAINIITFIAVFSVVVGALALFVILSGFSGLRTFSDSLLNASDPDIKITTVRGKSFEYSDDVHQKLIKDTEIKTISKVIEERVFLKYKDKTHIAYIKGVDASYKGIIPVDSLLTVGTWVDPEFKNTAVIGYGISYKLSLGVLNFGAPLQIMVPKPGKGFVNANNAYVSVDTQVIGAYSGSEEFQNKYVFTELSLAQELLNYTENQISGIELKLQPTVDLDDFQEQLQQRLGANFEVKTRAQLNALYYKVINTENFISYLIFTLIIAIALFNVIGSIIMMIIDKRQNLKTLYNLGASIEEIKKIFILQGFLLTIVGMIVGIVLGVLLVLIQQRYELFMITQNLAYPVEFRWINLLVVILTISILGYIAAKIASSRISKTFIEK; the protein is encoded by the coding sequence TTGAAATTTTCTTTATACATCGCTAAAAGATACCTGTTTTCTAAAACAAGCACAAACGCCATAAATATTATTACATTTATTGCGGTTTTTAGCGTTGTTGTAGGGGCTTTGGCATTATTTGTTATTTTATCGGGTTTTTCAGGATTAAGAACTTTTAGTGATTCTTTATTGAATGCCTCTGATCCTGATATCAAAATAACGACAGTAAGAGGAAAATCTTTTGAATATTCTGATGATGTTCATCAGAAATTAATAAAAGATACTGAAATAAAGACAATTTCAAAAGTAATAGAAGAACGTGTCTTTTTAAAATATAAAGATAAAACACATATTGCTTATATTAAAGGAGTAGATGCTAGTTATAAAGGTATTATTCCTGTAGATTCACTATTAACTGTTGGTACTTGGGTCGATCCTGAGTTTAAAAATACCGCAGTTATTGGCTACGGAATTTCATATAAATTATCGTTAGGAGTTTTAAATTTTGGCGCACCATTACAAATTATGGTTCCAAAGCCAGGAAAAGGATTTGTAAATGCCAATAATGCTTATGTATCTGTTGATACGCAAGTAATAGGAGCGTATTCAGGATCTGAAGAATTTCAAAATAAATATGTTTTTACAGAATTATCTTTAGCGCAAGAGTTGTTAAATTATACTGAAAATCAGATTTCAGGAATCGAACTAAAACTACAACCAACTGTTGATTTAGATGATTTTCAAGAGCAATTACAACAGCGTTTAGGAGCTAATTTTGAAGTTAAAACAAGAGCGCAATTAAATGCGTTGTACTATAAAGTAATTAATACCGAAAATTTTATTTCTTATTTAATTTTTACATTGATAATAGCGATAGCCTTGTTTAATGTGATAGGTTCTATTATAATGATGATTATTGATAAGCGTCAAAACTTAAAAACTTTGTATAATTTAGGTGCTAGTATTGAGGAGATAAAAAAGATATTCATTCTACAAGGATTTTTATTAACCATTGTAGGAATGATTGTAGGAATCGTTTTGGGAGTTTTATTAGTGTTAATTCAGCAACGTTATGAGTTATTTATGATAACTCAAAATTTAGCATATCCAGTAGAATTCAGATGGATAAATTTATTGGTTGTAATTCTTACCATTTCAATACTTGGTTATATTGCCGCTAAAATAGCTAGTTCAAGAATATCGAAAACGTTTATCGAAAAATAA
- a CDS encoding undecaprenyl-diphosphate phosphatase has product MNLLEAIILGIIQGLTEFLPVSSSGHLELAKAILGDTSVPEESLTFTVVLHFATALSTLVVFRKEVAEIFKGLFQFKWNEEMKFSVKIIISMLPAVIIGLAFEKQLESFFGGKILLVGIMLLITAGLLLFADKAKNTNKEVSFNNSLIIGISQAIAMLPGISRSGATISTSVLLGIDRSKAARFSFLMVVPLIFGKIAKDFLGGDINFQSSEIIPISAGFIAAFLSGLVACNWMIALVKKSKLSYFSIYCAVVGLIAIGYSLLN; this is encoded by the coding sequence GTGAATTTATTAGAAGCAATTATCCTTGGAATTATTCAAGGACTTACCGAGTTTTTACCTGTATCATCTAGTGGTCATTTAGAATTGGCAAAAGCAATTTTAGGAGATACCTCTGTTCCCGAAGAAAGTTTAACTTTTACCGTTGTTTTACATTTTGCAACCGCATTAAGTACTTTGGTTGTTTTTAGAAAAGAAGTTGCTGAAATTTTCAAAGGATTGTTCCAATTTAAATGGAATGAAGAAATGAAGTTTTCAGTAAAAATTATAATTTCGATGCTTCCTGCAGTAATTATTGGATTAGCTTTTGAAAAACAATTAGAATCTTTTTTCGGTGGAAAAATATTATTAGTAGGAATTATGTTATTAATTACAGCAGGTTTATTATTATTTGCTGATAAAGCTAAAAACACTAACAAAGAAGTTTCTTTTAATAATTCATTAATTATTGGAATTTCTCAAGCTATTGCAATGTTACCAGGAATTTCACGCTCTGGAGCTACTATTTCTACTTCTGTTTTATTAGGAATTGACCGTAGTAAAGCAGCACGATTTTCATTTTTAATGGTCGTTCCTCTTATCTTCGGAAAAATAGCAAAAGATTTTTTAGGTGGAGATATTAATTTTCAATCTTCAGAAATCATACCAATATCAGCAGGTTTTATTGCTGCTTTTCTTTCAGGTTTAGTTGCCTGTAACTGGATGATTGCTTTAGTTAAAAAAAGCAAATTATCTTATTTTTCAATTTACTGTGCTGTTGTAGGATTAATAGCTATAGGATACTCTTTATTAAATTAA
- a CDS encoding response regulator transcription factor, translating to MTYSVVVVDDHTLLSQAIEGMVNSFDKFKVLYTSKNGQELVDKFKISAKNVPDIVLMDVNMPVMNGIEATEWVSENFPAVNVMALSVEDAENTMLKMLKVGAVGYLLKDTEKNVLEKALLEVMDNGFYHTRNVTTLLLNSISGKNEKENVNFKCNEMIFMKLACSELTYKEIADKMFLSPKTIDGYRDSLFTKLNVRNRVGLVIYAVKNKIYTP from the coding sequence ATGACATATTCAGTTGTTGTTGTTGACGACCACACGCTTTTATCTCAAGCCATTGAAGGAATGGTAAATTCATTTGATAAATTTAAAGTACTATACACCAGTAAAAATGGACAAGAATTAGTCGATAAATTTAAAATATCAGCTAAAAATGTACCCGATATTGTTTTAATGGATGTTAATATGCCAGTAATGAATGGTATTGAAGCTACAGAATGGGTTTCAGAAAATTTTCCAGCAGTAAATGTAATGGCTTTATCAGTTGAAGATGCTGAAAATACCATGTTAAAAATGTTGAAAGTGGGTGCTGTTGGTTATTTATTAAAAGATACCGAAAAAAATGTTTTAGAAAAAGCACTACTTGAAGTGATGGATAATGGCTTTTATCATACAAGAAATGTAACTACATTATTATTAAATTCTATTTCAGGAAAAAACGAAAAAGAAAATGTCAACTTCAAGTGTAATGAAATGATATTCATGAAGTTAGCTTGTTCTGAATTGACTTATAAAGAAATTGCAGACAAGATGTTTTTAAGCCCTAAAACGATAGATGGTTATCGTGATAGTTTGTTTACAAAGTTAAATGTAAGAAATAGAGTAGGGTTAGTAATATATGCAGTGAAAAATAAAATTTACACTCCGTAA
- a CDS encoding cell division protein FtsX, translating into MSKSFDSFQKRRLQSSYISVVISIALVLFMMGFLGLVILKSTKVANHFKEKVVMTLFLNDDVTKTQRQKFKASLEKESYTNKAIYISKAEAAKTYKEDLGEDFLKFLGDNPLKNGVDIYLKADFVTPEKMDIIKKSFDKNDFVAEVNYDKPLVRLLTENIQRISFWLLVLSGFFGLMVILLINSSIRLSIYSKRFNIKTMQMVGATKGFIRRPFIWKSIKLGLLGAVISLCGLAIVIYYIDKNIPTLELLTDYTSITYLTGGVLFTAFFITAISTFFATQRFLNLQTNDLYY; encoded by the coding sequence ATGTCTAAATCTTTTGACTCTTTTCAAAAACGCCGCCTACAATCCTCTTACATTTCTGTAGTAATAAGCATTGCTTTGGTACTTTTTATGATGGGATTTTTAGGATTAGTTATACTTAAATCAACTAAAGTTGCTAATCATTTTAAAGAAAAAGTAGTAATGACGCTATTTTTAAATGATGATGTAACCAAAACACAACGCCAAAAATTTAAAGCATCTCTTGAAAAAGAAAGCTATACAAATAAAGCAATTTATATTTCTAAAGCAGAAGCTGCAAAAACCTATAAAGAAGATTTAGGAGAAGATTTTTTAAAATTCTTAGGAGATAATCCTCTTAAAAATGGTGTTGATATTTATTTAAAAGCCGATTTTGTAACTCCTGAAAAAATGGATATTATTAAAAAATCTTTTGATAAAAACGATTTTGTTGCAGAAGTAAATTACGATAAACCTTTAGTTAGGTTACTAACTGAAAACATTCAACGAATCAGTTTTTGGTTATTAGTTTTAAGTGGCTTCTTCGGATTAATGGTTATTCTATTAATCAATAGTTCAATCAGATTATCTATTTATTCTAAACGATTTAATATTAAAACAATGCAAATGGTAGGTGCAACTAAAGGTTTTATCCGTAGACCTTTTATTTGGAAAAGTATAAAACTAGGACTTTTAGGGGCTGTTATTTCTTTATGTGGATTAGCTATTGTAATTTATTATATAGATAAAAACATTCCTACTTTAGAACTATTAACTGATTACACCTCAATAACCTATTTAACTGGAGGTGTTTTATTTACAGCTTTTTTTATTACCGCTATCAGTACCTTTTTTGCAACACAACGTTTTTTAAACTTACAAACAAACGATTTGTATTACTAA
- the dusB gene encoding tRNA dihydrouridine synthase DusB, whose amino-acid sequence MIKIGNIELPDFPLLLAPMEDVSDPPFRALCKENGADVVYTEFISSEGLIRDAAKSVMKLDIYEKERPVGIQIFGANLDSMLQSVEIVEKSNPDIIDINFGCPVKKVVSKGAGAGILKDIDLMVSLTEAMVKHTNLPVTVKTRLGWDEDSIKIVEVAERLQDVGCAAISIHGRTRAQMYKGEANWAPIAEVKNNPRMHIPVFGNGDVDTPEKAMRMRDVYGLDGCMIGRASIGYPWFFNEIKHYFKTGEYLAKPTIAQRVEMARRHLQMAIDWKGPVLGVFETRRHYTNYFKGIPHFKEYRMKMVTSDAPEDVFKAFDEVEAKFGNMIIPDIR is encoded by the coding sequence TTGATTAAAATTGGAAATATAGAACTTCCTGATTTTCCGCTATTATTAGCGCCAATGGAAGATGTGAGTGACCCACCTTTTAGAGCTTTATGCAAAGAAAATGGTGCCGATGTGGTTTATACTGAATTTATTTCTTCGGAAGGATTAATTCGTGATGCCGCAAAAAGCGTAATGAAATTAGATATTTACGAAAAAGAACGCCCTGTCGGGATTCAAATATTTGGAGCAAATTTAGATTCAATGCTACAATCTGTAGAAATTGTTGAAAAATCAAACCCTGATATTATTGATATCAATTTTGGATGTCCTGTTAAAAAAGTGGTTTCTAAAGGAGCTGGTGCAGGTATTTTAAAAGATATCGACTTAATGGTTTCACTAACCGAAGCAATGGTAAAACATACGAATTTACCTGTAACAGTTAAAACTCGTTTAGGTTGGGATGAAGATTCTATTAAAATTGTAGAAGTTGCCGAACGTTTACAAGATGTTGGCTGTGCTGCAATTTCTATCCACGGAAGAACACGTGCGCAAATGTATAAAGGCGAAGCAAATTGGGCACCAATTGCAGAAGTAAAAAACAACCCAAGAATGCACATTCCTGTTTTTGGAAATGGTGATGTTGATACACCTGAAAAAGCCATGAGAATGCGTGATGTATATGGTTTAGACGGCTGTATGATTGGTAGAGCTTCTATTGGATATCCTTGGTTTTTTAACGAAATAAAACACTATTTTAAAACAGGTGAATATTTAGCAAAGCCAACAATTGCACAACGTGTAGAAATGGCTCGTAGACATTTACAAATGGCTATCGATTGGAAAGGACCTGTTTTAGGCGTTTTTGAAACAAGAAGACATTACACCAATTATTTTAAAGGAATTCCACATTTTAAAGAATATAGAATGAAAATGGTAACTTCGGATGCTCCAGAAGATGTTTTCAAAGCTTTTGATGAAGTTGAAGCAAAATTTGGAAATATGATTATTCCTGATATTAGGTAA
- a CDS encoding DUF3098 domain-containing protein, with protein sequence MKKDTTSKQEFLFGKQNYIIMLIGLAVIALGFILMAGGGSDDPTIFNEEIYSWRRIRLAPTLVIIGLGIEIYAILANPKK encoded by the coding sequence ATGAAAAAAGACACTACCTCAAAACAAGAATTTTTATTTGGTAAACAAAATTATATCATTATGTTAATAGGTTTAGCGGTTATTGCACTAGGCTTTATTTTAATGGCAGGTGGCGGAAGCGATGACCCAACTATTTTTAATGAAGAAATTTATAGCTGGCGCAGAATTCGTTTAGCACCAACCTTGGTTATTATCGGTTTAGGAATCGAAATTTATGCTATTTTAGCCAATCCAAAAAAATAA
- the mce gene encoding methylmalonyl-CoA epimerase, giving the protein MNNIEHIGIAVKDLEKSNELFASLFGKPHYKTEEVASEAVKTSFFKSGENKIELLEATNPESPIAKFIAKKGEGIHHIAFAVTDIKSEIKRLQKEGFTVLNKTPKKGADNKLVAFLHPKTTNGVLIELCQEIE; this is encoded by the coding sequence ATGAACAACATAGAACATATTGGAATTGCGGTAAAAGATTTAGAAAAATCAAATGAATTATTTGCTTCACTTTTTGGAAAACCACATTATAAAACGGAAGAAGTAGCTAGTGAAGCCGTTAAAACTTCTTTTTTTAAATCAGGAGAAAATAAAATTGAACTTTTAGAAGCCACAAATCCCGAAAGTCCTATTGCTAAATTTATAGCAAAAAAAGGTGAAGGTATACATCATATTGCTTTTGCCGTTACCGATATAAAATCAGAAATAAAACGCTTACAAAAAGAAGGTTTTACAGTACTTAATAAAACACCAAAAAAAGGAGCTGATAATAAATTAGTAGCTTTTTTACATCCTAAAACAACAAATGGTGTTTTAATTGAATTATGCCAAGAAATCGAGTAA
- a CDS encoding sensor histidine kinase: MQQEREILIITTLIIIVIVGFLVILFTVFQRRKNKLLEERDIAKKYFETAITETQIEIREETLRGISWELHDNIGQLLTLAKIQLQYASPGNIDDIKETITKSLVEIRALSKSINPEFINSINFTVALQLEIDRFNRLNYITASLTIIGEKIDLDQKSGIIIFRILQEFFSNTIKHAKATNLDVTIKYSENEVEITAKDDGVGFILGEVKINGIGLGNIKNRAKLIGAKANLTSIPTKGTTLVINYFFNTEELIN; this comes from the coding sequence ATGCAGCAAGAAAGAGAAATATTAATAATAACCACTTTAATAATCATCGTAATTGTTGGTTTTTTAGTGATTTTATTTACAGTGTTTCAGCGTCGTAAAAACAAGTTGTTAGAAGAAAGAGATATTGCTAAAAAATATTTTGAAACGGCAATTACAGAAACACAAATAGAAATAAGAGAAGAAACCTTACGTGGTATTAGTTGGGAATTACACGATAATATAGGACAACTTTTAACATTAGCAAAAATACAATTACAATATGCATCGCCTGGTAATATTGATGACATAAAAGAAACAATTACTAAAAGTTTAGTAGAAATAAGAGCACTTTCAAAATCAATAAATCCAGAATTTATAAATAGCATTAACTTTACAGTTGCTTTACAGTTAGAAATTGACCGTTTTAATAGGTTAAATTATATAACAGCTAGTTTAACTATTATCGGTGAAAAAATAGATTTAGATCAAAAATCAGGAATCATTATTTTTAGAATTTTACAAGAATTTTTTTCGAATACAATTAAACATGCAAAAGCTACAAATTTAGATGTAACAATTAAGTATAGTGAAAATGAGGTAGAAATTACAGCTAAAGATGATGGTGTAGGTTTTATTTTAGGTGAGGTAAAAATAAATGGTATTGGTCTAGGGAATATAAAAAATAGAGCAAAATTAATAGGTGCCAAAGCTAATTTAACATCAATACCAACAAAAGGTACTACCTTAGTCATTAATTATTTTTTTAATACAGAAGAACTTATCAACTAA
- the rbfA gene encoding 30S ribosome-binding factor RbfA yields the protein MEETNRQRKIAGVLQLDLVDVLQRAAQDGMKGVIISVSKVSVTADLGVAKIYLSVFPSDKRDEIVEGVISNTPLIRRELAKRTRNQLRRMPELLFFGDDSLDYIEDIDKSLKGEDVDPIQNPDVLPRRQKR from the coding sequence ATGGAAGAAACTAACAGACAACGAAAAATTGCAGGAGTATTGCAACTAGATTTGGTAGACGTTTTACAACGTGCTGCACAAGATGGAATGAAGGGAGTAATTATATCGGTATCTAAAGTTTCGGTTACTGCCGATTTAGGAGTCGCTAAAATATATTTAAGCGTTTTTCCTTCGGATAAAAGAGATGAAATTGTAGAAGGTGTAATTTCTAATACGCCGTTAATTCGTCGTGAATTAGCAAAACGTACAAGAAATCAATTAAGAAGAATGCCAGAATTATTGTTTTTTGGAGATGATAGTCTTGATTATATTGAAGATATTGATAAGTCTTTAAAAGGTGAAGATGTAGATCCTATTCAAAATCCTGATGTATTGCCACGTCGTCAAAAACGTTAA